A stretch of the Duncaniella dubosii genome encodes the following:
- a CDS encoding succinate dehydrogenase/fumarate reductase iron-sulfur subunit: MEHTINVNLKIWRQRGPKEPGSFQTYRVENVSTGSSFLEMLDMLNQQLVDRNEEPVVFDSDCREGICGMCSLYINGHPHGPVQGITTCQLHMRKFNNEDTITIEPWRSAAFPVIRDLMVNRNAFDQIQQAGGYVSFNCGGAPDANNLPISKEVADVAMDSATCIGCGACVAACKNGSAMLFVSAKVSQFALLPQGQVERARRARAMVRKMDELGFGNCTNTGACAAECPKNIPLSNIARLNREFVKAKFAD, encoded by the coding sequence ATGGAACATACTATAAATGTAAACCTCAAGATTTGGCGTCAACGTGGCCCAAAAGAACCGGGTTCATTCCAGACCTATCGTGTTGAGAATGTTTCGACCGGCAGCTCATTCCTTGAAATGCTCGACATGCTCAACCAGCAGCTCGTCGACCGCAACGAAGAGCCTGTGGTATTCGATAGCGACTGTCGTGAAGGCATCTGCGGTATGTGCTCTCTCTATATCAACGGACACCCCCACGGTCCTGTACAGGGCATCACTACCTGCCAGCTCCACATGCGTAAGTTCAACAACGAGGACACCATCACTATCGAGCCTTGGCGTTCGGCTGCCTTCCCCGTGATCCGCGACCTCATGGTCAACCGTAACGCCTTCGACCAGATTCAGCAGGCCGGTGGTTATGTGTCGTTCAACTGTGGTGGCGCTCCCGATGCCAACAACCTTCCCATCTCAAAGGAAGTGGCCGACGTGGCTATGGACTCGGCAACATGTATCGGTTGCGGCGCTTGCGTTGCAGCCTGCAAAAACGGCTCGGCAATGCTTTTTGTCAGCGCCAAGGTAAGCCAGTTCGCACTCCTGCCGCAAGGTCAGGTGGAACGCGCACGCCGTGCCCGCGCAATGGTCAGGAAGATGGATGAACTCGGATTTGGTAACTGCACAAACACAGGCGCATGCGCAGCCGAATGTCCCAAGAACATTCCTCTGAGCAACATTGCCCGCCTCAACCGTGAATTTGTCAAAGCCAAATTCGCTGACTAA
- a CDS encoding RNA polymerase sigma factor, whose protein sequence is MGTQEFQNKLMSLQGNLLNFAYMLTSNRDNAYDLLQDTTLKALDNESKYVDNTNFKGWVFTIMRNIFINNYRRVVRSSTVIDQTEDLYHLNLSQDSGLETPEGCFGANEISDAINEFPDEYRIPFSMHIAGYKYNEIAEKMNLPLGTVKSRIFFARKKLQVRFADYR, encoded by the coding sequence ATGGGAACTCAGGAATTTCAAAACAAGCTTATGAGTCTTCAAGGCAATCTTCTAAACTTTGCCTACATGCTCACCTCAAACAGAGACAACGCTTACGACCTGCTGCAGGATACCACCCTGAAAGCCCTTGATAATGAGAGCAAATATGTTGACAACACCAACTTCAAAGGTTGGGTTTTCACCATTATGCGCAACATCTTTATCAATAATTACCGCCGCGTCGTTCGTTCCTCTACCGTTATTGACCAGACTGAAGATCTCTATCACCTTAATCTCTCGCAGGATTCAGGACTTGAAACACCGGAAGGATGTTTCGGAGCAAACGAGATTTCAGATGCAATCAACGAATTTCCCGACGAATACCGTATTCCTTTCTCCATGCACATCGCCGGGTACAAGTACAATGAAATCGCCGAAAAGATGAACCTCCCTCTCGGCACTGTCAAGAGCCGCATCTTCTTCGCCCGTAAAAAACTTCAGGTGCGTTTTGCCGACTATCGCTGA
- a CDS encoding RNA polymerase sigma factor, protein MGTQEFQNKLMSLQSNLLNFAYMLTSNRDNAYDLLQDTTLKALDNESKYVDNTNFKGWVFTIMRNIFINNYRRVSRSATIIDQTDDLYHLNLSQDSGLETPEGSFGANEISDAINEFPDEYRIPFSMHVAGYKYNEIADHMNLPLGTVKSRIFFARKKLQTRFADYR, encoded by the coding sequence ATGGGAACTCAGGAATTTCAAAACAAGCTGATGAGCCTGCAGAGCAATCTTCTTAATTTTGCCTACATGCTCACCTCAAACAGAGACAACGCTTACGACCTGCTGCAGGACACCACCCTGAAAGCCCTCGACAACGAAAGCAAATATGTTGACAACACCAACTTCAAAGGCTGGGTTTTCACCATCATGCGCAACATTTTCATCAACAACTATCGTCGGGTGTCACGCTCGGCGACAATCATCGACCAGACCGACGACCTCTATCATCTCAATCTGTCACAGGATTCAGGACTCGAAACCCCGGAAGGCTCTTTCGGTGCAAACGAGATTTCAGATGCCATCAACGAATTTCCCGACGAATACCGCATTCCTTTCTCCATGCACGTTGCCGGCTATAAATACAATGAAATCGCCGACCACATGAATCTCCCCCTCGGCACAGTCAAGAGTCGCATCTTCTTCGCCCGCAAGAAACTCCAGACTCGCTTCGCGGATTATCGCTAA
- a CDS encoding OmpH family outer membrane protein, with product MNKLAISASTLLLSLFALTATSCGGSTSSDPAAGAPAQAATADGATSSALNIRYIDSDSLMTHYNLAKDFQEASMRAVSKIESARQAKAGEIQKFAAAIEQKARSNGYLSEASYNADMQKLQKMQQDAENYLANLSRNTENELGQQQLQLNDSIENYVKVYNASKGYDAILFKAAGIYFNPSLDITRDIIDGLNARYNKVDSSK from the coding sequence ATGAACAAGTTAGCAATATCAGCTTCGACGCTGCTTCTAAGTCTTTTTGCCCTCACTGCTACCTCGTGCGGCGGTTCAACGTCAAGCGATCCTGCAGCCGGAGCTCCGGCTCAAGCAGCAACAGCCGATGGCGCAACCTCTTCCGCACTTAATATACGTTATATCGATTCAGATTCTCTCATGACCCACTACAATCTTGCAAAGGATTTTCAGGAGGCTTCAATGAGAGCTGTGTCGAAGATTGAAAGCGCACGTCAGGCTAAAGCCGGCGAGATTCAGAAGTTTGCCGCAGCCATCGAGCAGAAGGCGCGCAGCAACGGCTATCTTTCCGAGGCCAGCTACAATGCAGATATGCAGAAGCTCCAGAAGATGCAGCAGGATGCCGAGAATTATCTTGCTAACCTTAGCCGCAACACTGAAAACGAGCTTGGCCAGCAGCAGCTTCAGCTGAATGACTCGATTGAGAATTATGTAAAGGTCTATAATGCTTCCAAGGGATATGATGCTATCCTTTTCAAAGCTGCGGGCATTTATTTCAATCCGTCGCTCGATATCACACGTGATATCATCGATGGGCTCAACGCCCGTTACAATAAGGTTGACTCTTCCAAGTAA
- a CDS encoding aminoacyl-histidine dipeptidase, whose protein sequence is MEIKDLQPREVFSIFDEITKIPRPSKKEEKIREYLLEFAQKHNLTAKTDKVGNVVISKPATPGHENAPTVIMQGHMDMVCESNDKHFDFANSPIPAVIDGEWIRTNGTTLGADNGIGMAASLAALIDDSFEHGPLEALFTVDEETGMTGANNLGPDMITGSMLLNLDSEDDAEIFVGCAGGVDTQAFFTYNRSFAPSDFLYFKINVEGLNGGHSGGDIHLGRANANKLLARFLFLLSGKHEVVLSEIDGGNLRNAIPRASHAVIGVHTSRKEDVRVALNHYIADLENEYQGIEPNLKITMESVDAPDFTIDQTTSTNIIRALYCAPHGVVSMSRELEGLVETSTNLASVKMAPNNTIVVTTSQRSSVESRKWDIARQVEAVFLLAGAHVEHGDGYPGWQPNLESPIMKITRDAYQELYGVTPAIKAIHAGLECGLFLTKYPHLDMVSLGPTLRDVHSPSERMHIPAVERFWCQLKRTLEKVGELKK, encoded by the coding sequence ATGGAAATCAAAGATCTTCAACCGCGTGAGGTTTTCTCTATCTTCGATGAGATCACTAAAATCCCCCGGCCTTCCAAGAAGGAAGAAAAAATCCGTGAATACCTTCTTGAATTTGCCCAAAAGCACAATCTGACAGCAAAGACCGACAAGGTTGGCAACGTGGTCATCTCCAAACCGGCTACACCCGGCCATGAAAACGCCCCGACCGTTATCATGCAAGGCCACATGGACATGGTATGCGAGTCTAACGACAAGCACTTCGACTTTGCCAACAGTCCGATTCCTGCTGTGATTGACGGCGAATGGATCCGCACAAACGGCACGACTCTCGGCGCTGACAACGGCATCGGAATGGCTGCATCGCTCGCAGCCCTCATCGATGACTCCTTTGAACACGGACCGCTCGAGGCTCTCTTCACAGTAGACGAAGAAACAGGCATGACCGGAGCAAACAACCTCGGTCCTGACATGATCACCGGCTCTATGCTCCTCAACCTCGACTCTGAGGACGACGCTGAAATCTTTGTCGGATGCGCAGGCGGAGTCGACACTCAGGCCTTCTTCACCTACAACCGATCATTCGCTCCATCCGATTTCCTTTACTTCAAGATAAATGTCGAGGGACTCAACGGCGGCCATTCAGGCGGTGACATCCACCTCGGACGCGCCAACGCCAACAAGCTCCTCGCCCGTTTCCTCTTCCTCCTTTCAGGAAAGCACGAAGTTGTGCTTTCAGAAATCGACGGCGGCAACCTGCGCAACGCCATTCCCCGCGCAAGCCATGCGGTCATCGGTGTCCACACATCGCGCAAAGAAGATGTCCGCGTCGCCCTCAACCACTACATCGCCGATCTCGAAAACGAATACCAAGGCATCGAACCGAATCTCAAGATTACGATGGAAAGTGTTGATGCGCCTGACTTTACAATTGACCAGACCACATCAACCAACATCATCCGCGCCCTATACTGCGCACCTCACGGAGTTGTTTCCATGAGTCGCGAACTCGAAGGTCTTGTCGAGACTTCGACAAATCTTGCATCTGTCAAGATGGCTCCCAACAACACTATCGTTGTCACCACCAGCCAGCGCAGCTCTGTCGAATCGCGCAAATGGGACATCGCCCGTCAGGTAGAGGCCGTCTTCCTCCTCGCAGGCGCACATGTCGAACATGGTGACGGCTATCCCGGATGGCAGCCCAACCTTGAATCACCCATCATGAAGATTACCCGTGATGCCTATCAGGAACTTTATGGCGTGACTCCTGCCATAAAGGCAATCCACGCCGGCCTTGAGTGTGGCCTTTTCCTGACAAAATACCCGCACCTCGACATGGTTTCATTAGGCCCGACCCTCCGCGACGTCCACTCTCCTTCAGAGCGCATGCACATTCCGGCTGTCGAACGTTTCTGGTGTCAGCTCAAACGCACACTCGAAAAGGTAGGCGAGCTTAAGAAATAA
- a CDS encoding N-acetylmuramidase family protein, producing the protein MYRRFALLMLAALFSAVLFSKNEESSLNSSPDNLSQVLAECENLLSDTIIKLTEEDFEEVAQRLGVEVAAIKAVVEIEAGHSHEGFASPGKPLINFDLTMFRRFATRRGVNLSKYSKSHSVVFTSSRGSQTRAYRRLDAAMSINPHAAIEGTFWGMFQIGGFNWKKCGAKNLDDFVERMSTSEREQLEMFAEFIVNSNLLKPLQDKNWATFARGYNGPGYARRNYHTRMAKAYNRYSQAASAAEKAEEEPKA; encoded by the coding sequence ATGTACAGACGTTTCGCTCTGCTCATGCTTGCTGCTCTCTTCTCGGCGGTGCTTTTCTCTAAAAACGAAGAATCTTCGTTGAACTCAAGCCCCGACAACCTCTCCCAAGTATTGGCAGAATGTGAAAATCTTCTCTCCGACACGATCATCAAGCTTACAGAGGAAGATTTTGAAGAGGTGGCCCAGCGACTTGGAGTCGAGGTAGCTGCCATTAAAGCCGTTGTCGAAATTGAAGCCGGTCATTCACACGAAGGCTTCGCTTCGCCCGGCAAACCGCTTATCAATTTTGATCTGACTATGTTTCGCCGTTTTGCCACCCGCCGCGGTGTCAATCTCTCGAAATACAGCAAATCACACTCCGTTGTCTTCACCTCATCGCGAGGCTCACAGACAAGGGCTTACCGTCGTCTCGACGCTGCTATGTCAATAAACCCGCATGCGGCCATTGAAGGCACATTCTGGGGCATGTTCCAGATTGGCGGATTCAACTGGAAGAAATGTGGAGCTAAGAATCTCGACGATTTCGTAGAACGCATGTCGACCTCCGAACGCGAACAGCTCGAAATGTTTGCCGAATTCATAGTCAACTCCAACCTTCTCAAACCGCTTCAGGACAAAAACTGGGCTACGTTTGCCCGAGGCTACAACGGCCCCGGATATGCACGCCGAAACTACCATACCCGCATGGCAAAAGCCTATAACCGCTACTCACAGGCTGCCTCCGCAGCAGAAAAAGCCGAGGAAGAGCCGAAAGCCTGA
- a CDS encoding SPFH domain-containing protein: protein MTNPDTNKEFNYEGRVYNGFFMLFVNIILIPAIIAAMFFLTSDMESILLWLGSLILVFLFFICLGGFFIQQPNQARVMIFFGNYRGTCRQTGFYWVNPFMTLKKISLRIRNMDIAPIKVNDKIGNPVMIGMVLVWKVRDTYRAVFDVDADSGAPATTSSAASRATSNALENFVSIQSDAALREVTGRFAYDEEDSSSTEITLRGGSQEIVELLENKLNERLSMAGIEVVEARLNYLAYAPEIAAVMLRRQQASAIIAAREKIVEGAVSMVKMALHQLKEEDVVELDEERKAAMVSNLLVVLCADEPAQPVVNTGTLYN, encoded by the coding sequence ATGACTAATCCTGACACCAACAAAGAATTCAACTATGAAGGCCGTGTCTACAATGGCTTCTTCATGCTTTTCGTCAACATCATTCTGATTCCGGCAATCATAGCCGCGATGTTTTTCCTTACCTCCGACATGGAATCCATCCTGTTGTGGCTGGGCTCTCTTATACTCGTATTTCTGTTTTTCATCTGTCTTGGAGGATTTTTCATCCAGCAGCCCAATCAGGCACGGGTTATGATATTTTTCGGAAACTACCGTGGCACATGCCGCCAGACAGGCTTCTATTGGGTAAACCCCTTCATGACCCTAAAGAAAATCTCGCTCCGCATACGCAACATGGACATTGCTCCAATAAAGGTCAACGATAAAATCGGCAACCCGGTGATGATCGGCATGGTGCTCGTATGGAAAGTAAGAGACACCTACCGCGCAGTGTTTGATGTCGACGCCGACTCCGGCGCTCCCGCGACTACGTCAAGCGCAGCTTCCCGTGCAACATCCAACGCTCTCGAAAACTTTGTCAGCATTCAGAGCGATGCCGCTCTCCGCGAAGTCACCGGACGTTTCGCATATGACGAGGAAGACTCATCGTCAACTGAAATCACACTCCGTGGCGGCAGTCAGGAAATTGTCGAACTCCTCGAAAACAAACTTAATGAACGCCTGTCAATGGCCGGTATCGAAGTTGTCGAAGCCCGTCTCAACTACCTTGCCTATGCTCCCGAAATTGCAGCCGTCATGCTGCGCCGTCAACAGGCCTCTGCAATCATTGCCGCCCGCGAAAAAATCGTCGAAGGAGCGGTCTCAATGGTTAAAATGGCACTTCATCAGCTCAAGGAAGAAGATGTGGTCGAGCTTGATGAGGAACGTAAGGCAGCTATGGTAAGCAACCTGCTTGTGGTACTCTGTGCCGATGAGCCTGCACAGCCGGTGGTAAATACTGGAACGCTTTACAACTAA
- a CDS encoding DNA-binding protein codes for MAKKETGKSFLLRLDATTMEKVEAWAAQEFRSVNGQIQWIIADSLRRHNRNTHPKPSADHNESE; via the coding sequence ATGGCAAAGAAAGAAACAGGCAAAAGCTTCCTGCTGCGACTCGACGCCACCACAATGGAAAAAGTTGAGGCATGGGCGGCGCAGGAATTCCGTTCTGTCAACGGACAGATCCAGTGGATAATCGCCGACTCACTACGTCGCCACAACCGGAATACCCATCCTAAACCATCGGCTGACCACAACGAATCTGAATAG
- a CDS encoding porin family protein, with protein sequence MRKLCFVLVAMLCVITTYANRFSYALHSVRLSDVLVRIAEEHPDLQVNFIYNELGNYKVTANVDTDDAHEALRQIVGLNPVSVIKRDGRYYIEALQYGRFMYSGRTIGTDGEAVVAATVMLLTHKDSTVVTYGMTDYEGCFSIPCDREGVTAKIICLGYKPTYRKCESFSLGNIIMTELPVRLRNVNVEAEYSRTYTDKTVYRPTQRQKNASQTGVDLLRNLAIPQISINLVDESVRTLTGGAVAIYVNGLPASSEELQGMRTADVKRVEYLDFPTDPRFNGHEHVINFIMQKYEYGGYTKLSASENVMVGLSSRTSLYSKFIYKNMIFDLYAGASNHDFHHAGTSRIGEYRLTADDRNDNTIIRKEKFDNSHFKYNQYPVTLRAVYDSDKTQIGNTIGFNFDQSPLAETQGHLSYSQSNATAYSYKNNQPYTTRHFIWSGAYYFILPDNFQLSLSTRVNYGHTDYAYSYVASLPGSEAIDNTSRENYYKVSGSATLYKGFTANHSAFAAIYTGTNRNDVEYRGSSPYENKFSDSYAGLRIGYNFNNRRWRFNSNVALQWERNGINGVYASETYPLINVSGTYSPSDHHSLQAFIHYGANYPGESVKTPNILQDNELMYKTGNPNLSLSRQVTFNMKYNWIADNRFSMSLFGQYFGEYDLYVPIFEPYKNGHAILKTYSSDQDYNRTQIGLSLNLKLFDGSMQLAAQPSISMFRYNGYYNMSENPFVVNASATYYIKRFFVQASYQSKDKTINGNLGTWYRSRDFYQLQAGWGNSNWNIRLSAINMFRGDWLAATQTLHAPIYSETMLQGGTYYHRRINFSVTYTFGYGKKVQRSNEVGEQAGGSSAILK encoded by the coding sequence ATGAGAAAGTTATGTTTTGTCCTTGTAGCTATGCTGTGTGTCATCACAACATACGCAAACAGGTTTAGTTATGCCCTCCATTCGGTACGCCTGTCGGATGTTCTTGTCCGTATTGCTGAGGAGCATCCTGATCTTCAGGTCAATTTTATCTATAACGAACTTGGCAACTACAAAGTGACAGCAAATGTGGATACGGATGATGCACACGAAGCATTGAGACAGATTGTCGGCCTTAATCCTGTTTCCGTGATAAAACGGGATGGACGTTATTATATCGAGGCGCTTCAGTATGGCAGGTTTATGTATTCAGGCCGTACAATCGGTACGGATGGAGAAGCTGTCGTTGCAGCAACGGTTATGTTGCTTACCCATAAAGATTCCACTGTCGTCACGTATGGTATGACTGATTATGAGGGATGTTTCTCCATTCCATGCGACAGAGAAGGAGTGACAGCAAAAATTATTTGTCTCGGATATAAGCCGACATACAGGAAATGTGAATCATTCTCATTGGGTAACATAATCATGACAGAATTGCCGGTTCGCCTACGGAATGTAAATGTTGAAGCCGAATATTCACGGACATACACTGATAAAACGGTTTATCGCCCGACTCAGCGTCAAAAAAATGCGTCGCAGACCGGGGTTGATTTACTAAGGAATCTTGCAATACCACAAATAAGCATAAATCTTGTGGATGAATCCGTAAGGACTCTGACAGGTGGCGCGGTGGCCATATATGTAAACGGCTTGCCGGCTTCATCCGAAGAACTGCAGGGGATGAGGACTGCGGATGTGAAAAGGGTGGAGTATCTCGATTTTCCTACAGATCCCCGGTTTAATGGTCATGAGCATGTCATAAACTTTATAATGCAGAAGTATGAATATGGCGGATATACAAAGTTATCCGCGAGCGAGAATGTTATGGTCGGTCTGTCAAGCAGAACTTCCCTATATTCAAAGTTTATATATAAGAATATGATTTTTGATTTATATGCCGGTGCGTCAAATCATGATTTTCATCATGCCGGTACATCCCGGATTGGGGAATACAGACTGACTGCCGATGACAGGAATGACAATACGATAATACGAAAGGAGAAATTTGACAACTCGCATTTCAAATACAATCAGTATCCTGTCACACTGCGTGCAGTGTATGACAGTGACAAAACACAGATTGGCAATACGATCGGTTTCAATTTCGACCAGAGTCCTTTGGCTGAAACCCAAGGTCATCTTTCTTATTCACAGAGTAACGCCACTGCTTATTCCTACAAAAATAATCAGCCCTATACTACCCGACATTTTATATGGTCAGGAGCGTATTATTTTATTCTCCCTGATAATTTTCAGTTAAGCCTGAGCACGAGGGTAAATTACGGACATACCGACTACGCTTATTCCTATGTTGCTTCGTTGCCGGGAAGTGAAGCGATTGACAATACTTCGCGTGAAAATTATTATAAGGTAAGCGGGAGTGCCACACTGTATAAAGGTTTCACGGCCAATCATAGCGCTTTTGCCGCTATCTATACGGGGACAAATCGGAATGACGTGGAATACAGGGGCTCTTCACCTTATGAAAATAAATTTTCAGATAGCTACGCGGGTTTGCGAATCGGATATAATTTTAATAACCGTAGATGGCGGTTCAATTCGAATGTAGCCTTGCAATGGGAACGCAACGGCATCAATGGGGTATACGCAAGTGAGACATATCCATTGATAAATGTTTCAGGTACATACTCTCCTTCAGATCATCATTCGCTACAGGCTTTTATCCATTATGGTGCGAACTATCCCGGGGAGAGTGTCAAGACCCCTAACATTTTGCAGGATAATGAGCTAATGTATAAGACCGGCAATCCGAATCTGTCCCTTTCCCGTCAGGTCACGTTTAATATGAAGTATAACTGGATTGCGGATAATAGATTTTCCATGTCACTCTTTGGTCAGTATTTCGGTGAATATGATTTATATGTTCCGATATTCGAGCCATACAAAAATGGTCATGCCATATTGAAGACATATTCTTCGGATCAGGATTATAATCGAACTCAAATTGGTTTGTCACTTAACCTTAAATTATTCGATGGAAGCATGCAGTTGGCTGCGCAGCCGTCAATTTCCATGTTTCGATATAATGGTTACTACAATATGTCAGAAAATCCTTTCGTGGTCAATGCTTCTGCGACATATTATATAAAACGTTTTTTCGTTCAGGCATCTTATCAAAGTAAGGATAAAACTATCAACGGTAATTTGGGCACATGGTACAGGTCCAGAGATTTCTATCAGTTACAGGCCGGTTGGGGTAATTCGAACTGGAATATACGCCTCTCTGCCATCAATATGTTCAGGGGCGATTGGCTTGCGGCAACTCAGACATTGCATGCTCCGATATACTCGGAAACGATGTTGCAGGGTGGAACTTATTATCATCGAAGGATTAATTTTTCGGTCACCTATACATTCGGATATGGCAAGAAGGTGCAAAGGAGCAATGAAGTAGGTGAACAAGCCGGCGGCTCATCAGCGATATTGAAATAA
- a CDS encoding DUF4974 domain-containing protein, producing MKDNTDRLLEAIEYPDRFSDEELRRMLEDSEIQELYKITNKTSDALTETKDPDIDIEWECFVERHGKTVPLPSGSYSSIKAFFSRNAAAILICMVGSLAVVAATIGIKYSITHPRKELQHQHSGDVISVVAMSDCNEKSDTVYDSDIMPIEPKTLIFKDEPFIAVIRTIAEYYGATVAYDSDKSKDLHLYFKWNQTLSLKEIVEQLNNFEQINIKLAGNTLTIE from the coding sequence ATGAAAGATAATACCGACCGGCTTTTAGAGGCAATCGAATATCCCGACCGTTTTTCAGATGAAGAACTTCGAAGAATGCTCGAAGACAGTGAAATCCAAGAGCTTTATAAGATCACCAACAAAACTTCCGATGCTCTGACCGAAACAAAAGACCCGGACATAGATATAGAATGGGAATGTTTTGTCGAGAGACACGGTAAGACGGTTCCGCTTCCAAGCGGGTCATACAGTTCGATAAAAGCCTTTTTTTCTCGAAATGCTGCTGCCATACTGATATGTATGGTTGGCTCTCTTGCGGTCGTGGCAGCTACAATTGGAATTAAATATTCGATTACACATCCCCGGAAAGAATTGCAGCATCAGCATAGTGGAGATGTGATTTCCGTTGTCGCCATGTCAGATTGTAATGAAAAGAGTGATACGGTGTATGATTCAGACATTATGCCTATAGAACCAAAGACGTTGATTTTCAAAGATGAACCATTCATTGCCGTGATACGGACGATTGCAGAGTATTATGGTGCGACAGTGGCTTACGACAGCGATAAATCAAAGGATCTTCATCTGTATTTTAAATGGAATCAGACACTTTCTCTAAAAGAAATCGTTGAGCAACTCAACAATTTCGAGCAAATCAATATAAAACTTGCCGGTAACACTTTGACCATAGAATAA
- a CDS encoding sigma-70 family RNA polymerase sigma factor has product MMTTDDIEQLFRSNYKEMLILAKRLLHDEESARDIVHDVFASLLSGNVKTATTAYLLNGVRFACLKHIRHLSVRERLNSLYAVDCQEIEDDKWPDDEDIAKLNDIVDSHLPEQTRRIVRLRFCELMTYKEISKLLSISEVSVYKHLRHAMNVLRQYFNEHER; this is encoded by the coding sequence ATGATGACAACAGATGACATAGAACAACTCTTCCGGAGCAATTATAAGGAAATGCTTATTCTCGCTAAGCGGCTTCTGCACGACGAGGAAAGTGCAAGAGACATAGTGCACGATGTCTTTGCCTCATTGCTGTCGGGAAATGTAAAGACCGCTACAACCGCTTATCTTCTAAACGGGGTGCGTTTTGCCTGTCTGAAACATATCAGGCATTTATCAGTCAGGGAACGCCTCAATAGTCTGTATGCTGTTGATTGCCAAGAAATCGAAGATGATAAGTGGCCTGATGATGAGGACATCGCAAAGCTAAATGATATAGTTGACAGCCATCTTCCTGAACAGACGAGGAGGATTGTCCGTCTTAGATTCTGCGAGCTAATGACTTATAAGGAAATATCGAAACTTCTCTCCATCAGTGAGGTCAGTGTCTATAAGCACCTGCGTCATGCGATGAATGTTTTACGCCAATATTTCAATGAACATGAAAGATAA